The nucleotide window ATCCAAATGGGTGAGGCGGGTCTGGGCACGCGCGATGTCATCTGCGACGCGCGCCAGATCTTTTTCCGCATTCATGTGGGCCAGCTCGCCCTCGTGGGCGCCCTGGCGCGCGCGCTCCAAGCTGGTGCTGAGCTCGGAGATGCGTGCGCGCAGTTGGTTGTGCGCAGCAACGGCTGCGGCGCAGCGGGCGTCGAGCTCCGCTACCTCTTCGGCCAACGTGCGCATCTCGCGCTTCTGCTCGACCATGGCAGAGGCAACGTCGTCGCCGCTGCCGCCGCTGACGACGCCGTCTTTGTCCACGACCGTGCCGTCCAAAGCCACGGCCGTGGCACCCGGGAAAGCGCGGCTGACTGCGAGGGCGTCTTGGGCGGTTTCGACGATGGCGGCATCTCCGACCAGAGAGCGCACGAGCTGCTCGTCCTCGGGCGCGAAGCGCAGCTGGTCGACCAGCAAGCCCACCACGCGCGAATCTTCCGTCAGCCGATGAGCGTTGCCGCCCGCCACGTAGGGCGGGCGCTGCGCGAGGATGCTGGCGCGGCCGCGCTCGGCTCGGCCCATCTCGCTCAGGAGCTCGATGCCCGAGTCCAGGTTCTTCACCACCACGTATTGCAGGCGGCCCGCGAGCAGACCCGCCAGGGCGGAGGTGAGATGCGCCGGCGCTTCGATGCGGTCTGCGACCAGGCCCAGGACCGCGGGGTTGCCGGTCTGCAGCAGTGCACGGGGGCCCGCGCCCACGCCCTCCAGACGACGGTGCAGGTCTTCCAGCGCGCGAAGGCGATTGCGCTTGAGCCCCAGTTCGTTCTTGAGGGTGTCCACGCCTCGCTCGCTCTCGAGCTGATGGCTGGACAGATCGTTCATCTCGGTTTCGAGGTTCGCGCGTTCCGCCGCGGTCAAGCGCTTGCCCTCCGCCAACTCCGCCACGCTGCGCTCGAGCGCACTCTGTCGAGCCAGCGCCGAGCTGAGCTCGCCCTGCAGGGAATCACGCTCGCTGCTCAGTCGATCGCGTCGCGCGTGTGCCTCTGCCAAGCGCTGCACCTGCGCTTCCAGTCGTTCGTGGACGGCTGCGACCTCGGCCGCGGTGCGCGCCACGCGATCGCGAAGTTGCTGCACCTCGGCCAGCGCACTGGCTTCTTCGGTGCGCAACTGGGCGAGGGAATCATCCTCGGCCTGGGCGTCGGCGATCCGTGCGTGCTCGTCCTGAGACAAGTACTCCAGCCGCTGCAGCAGTTCGTCACGCTCGCTGTTCTGCTCGGCGTTGCGCGCCTGCACCTCGTCGAGCTCACCTCGTGCCTGGACCAGCCGCGCTTCCAAGTGCTGCAGGCGGTCACGGCAACGCTCGATTTCGGCGGTGGTGCTGGTGACTTCGTTGTCGGCCTCGAAGGCGAGCTTGGAGCCCTCGTCGGCGCGCTCTTCGATGCGCAAGGCCTCGTGGCGAGCAGCGTCCAGCTGAGTTTCGCCCTCTTGTAGCCGCTGGCGAGCGACCTCGACTTCGCGACTGGCACTGTCCCACCGCTCCCGTTCCACGCGTTCGGTGACCGCCAGCTCCAAGTACTTGTGCGAGGCGTCGTGCAGAAACAGATCTTCCAGCTCGGCACGATAGGCGATGTAGCGTTCCGCCTTTGCCACCTGACGCTTGAGAGAGGCGCGGGTGCGATCGATCTCGCTGACGATGTCCGTCACGCGCAGCAGGTTCTGGCGCGTGAGGTCCATCTTGCGCTCGGCTTGACGCTTGCGCTGCTTGTACTTGGTGATGCCTGCCGCCTCTTCGATGAAGAGACGGCGATCCTCTGGACGCGCGCTGACGATCTGGCCGATGCGCCCCTGCTCCACGATGGAGTAGGCCTTGGTGCCAACGCCCGTGCCGAGGAACAACTCCGTGATGTCGCGCAGGCGCATCACGGTCTTGTTGATCAAGTACTCGCTGGTTCCGTCGCGGAACAAGCGGCGGGTCACCGCGATCTCGGGGTAGTCGCGGTACTCCGGGGGGAGCAACTCGGCGTAGGCAGGGTCGTTGTTGTCGAAGGTGATGGTGACTTCGGCCAAGCCGTGGGGGCCACGGGACTCGGATCCGTTGAAGATCACGTCCTCCATCGACTTGCCGCGGAGGTGCTTGGCGCTTTGCTCGCCCATGCACCAGCGGATTGCGTCGACGATGTTCGACTTTCCACAGCCGTTCGGGCCAACGACGCCGATGACGTCGTGGTCGAAGTGGATCACGGTGCGGTCCACGAAGGACTTGAAACCCG belongs to Polyangiaceae bacterium and includes:
- the smc gene encoding chromosome segregation protein SMC — translated: MHIKKLEIAGFKSFVDRTVIHFDHDVIGVVGPNGCGKSNIVDAIRWCMGEQSAKHLRGKSMEDVIFNGSESRGPHGLAEVTITFDNNDPAYAELLPPEYRDYPEIAVTRRLFRDGTSEYLINKTVMRLRDITELFLGTGVGTKAYSIVEQGRIGQIVSARPEDRRLFIEEAAGITKYKQRKRQAERKMDLTRQNLLRVTDIVSEIDRTRASLKRQVAKAERYIAYRAELEDLFLHDASHKYLELAVTERVERERWDSASREVEVARQRLQEGETQLDAARHEALRIEERADEGSKLAFEADNEVTSTTAEIERCRDRLQHLEARLVQARGELDEVQARNAEQNSERDELLQRLEYLSQDEHARIADAQAEDDSLAQLRTEEASALAEVQQLRDRVARTAAEVAAVHERLEAQVQRLAEAHARRDRLSSERDSLQGELSSALARQSALERSVAELAEGKRLTAAERANLETEMNDLSSHQLESERGVDTLKNELGLKRNRLRALEDLHRRLEGVGAGPRALLQTGNPAVLGLVADRIEAPAHLTSALAGLLAGRLQYVVVKNLDSGIELLSEMGRAERGRASILAQRPPYVAGGNAHRLTEDSRVVGLLVDQLRFAPEDEQLVRSLVGDAAIVETAQDALAVSRAFPGATAVALDGTVVDKDGVVSGGSGDDVASAMVEQKREMRTLAEEVAELDARCAAAVAAHNQLRARISELSTSLERARQGAHEGELAHMNAEKDLARVADDIARAQTRLTHLDQELGEVAELIQSATTAETEAQNRQSVLETELEHARHALVKAEALATSWNDRVAAQATLVTERKVRLAQVREQMDAARGSLERVEGALRDLSARSQRLDEEMTDTARQSGETAARLLALHEQRKHGLAHAKEAHEELNQARALLEQVRFALGTREAELKALRDQLSAADESARRAEMALQRIDLEREHLLANVRDRFRGLDLRRVIGDYHARPTPDDEQRRRIDELIQLIDRMGPVNLDARSEWEDAEKRFQDLSKQKIDIEQALADLERAIKHMNKESRRRFRETFDTVNELFKKTFTRNFRGGRAELVLTDPEDLLASGVDIVAQPPGKKLGNIELMSGGEKALTAVSLIFAIFQHRPSPFCVLDEVDAPLDEANVARYNEAIRAMTANSQFILITHVKKTMQSVDVLYGVTMGEPGVSRIVSVKVNEDAVARSDARANALGSSPPPAPAETESDDSATQVA